A single window of Polaribacter sp. SA4-10 DNA harbors:
- a CDS encoding T9SS type A sorting domain-containing protein, with the protein MKKIYNLFNLLLISSLIISCNSTSEKQETKSLKTQKKSKKTIQEKADATRERLLYDFNMQKNPVTGVIPKKEKEKEFENALIEKQRNLAFKTATNVYVSRGPSNLGGRTRSLKVDLSDATGQTMLAGGVSSGVFRTTNGGDSWTKVSPFDEIHNVTTIAQDPRSGFQNIWYYGTGEYSGNSASIQESYLGYGVWKSTDSGLTWQQITETASGSFESFDNFFDFIIDIEVHPITGELFVGTAGKIYRLTVSGAVVELEMESNRIGWTDLEITSTGRVFATIDGSAAFDKGVWTSISGSGSWVKINPPLSDWDPSSRITLAVAPSNEDILYVLYNNGESNNSTNRVPEADLWQLDFSSNTWTNYSSKLPDEPGADSDGNDPFSIQGGYDLVISVKPDNSNFVVIGGTNVYKIADITQDAMFSRIGGYRGPGTYALYNEGGVNHHPDIHGLEWGTVDMNVLYTGTDGGVHKTNDINSTFTIWQNLNNNYLTYQYYHVNMVNEAGNDFIIGGAQDNGTTTGGINSGNLNNSSMSDYFGGDGAAVAVAKMIVGFSLDGYVVYASTQNGRILRGNKDQLTADIRPVESYDVADNPEYYPSQFVTYFHMDQDNPLTLYYASNHRILRTNNGETVDNDSWELVGGLPFSERVTTFETSRGTYNASSSYLLIGGRGGNVYRLDDPQNVTDLSSIKKITPSVVPTSTVDANEGQYTSDIAVHPTNPDIVMVTYASYGSDIKNIFITSNATSNTPTWKEVERNLSAHSVRAAAITVVNNKTIYFVGTARGLYQSDDPVTKDWSVEGGTIMGIPVISGLVYRSSDNILLVGTHGNGMFETNLNSSLSIDDNNISRISLAMYPNPVQLKLRFATNDFKINDTTKFSVYDIKGKEVINGKLKNKSIDVSSLSRGVYIVKLNHENIFISRKFVKN; encoded by the coding sequence ATGAAAAAAATTTACAATCTTTTTAATTTACTTTTGATTTCAAGTTTAATCATATCTTGTAATTCAACTTCAGAAAAACAAGAAACTAAATCTTTAAAAACGCAAAAAAAATCTAAAAAAACAATTCAAGAGAAAGCAGATGCAACTAGAGAAAGATTGTTATATGATTTTAATATGCAAAAAAACCCTGTAACAGGAGTTATACCAAAAAAAGAAAAAGAAAAAGAATTTGAAAATGCTTTAATAGAAAAACAACGTAATCTTGCTTTTAAAACGGCTACAAATGTATATGTAAGTAGAGGTCCATCCAATTTAGGAGGAAGAACACGTTCTCTAAAAGTTGATCTTTCTGATGCTACAGGTCAAACTATGTTAGCTGGTGGTGTTAGTAGTGGTGTTTTTAGAACCACAAATGGAGGTGATTCATGGACTAAAGTTTCCCCTTTTGATGAAATTCATAATGTAACAACTATTGCACAAGATCCTAGATCAGGTTTTCAAAATATTTGGTATTATGGTACAGGAGAATATAGTGGCAATAGTGCTTCAATACAAGAGAGCTACTTAGGATATGGAGTTTGGAAGTCAACAGATAGTGGTTTAACATGGCAACAAATTACTGAAACAGCAAGTGGTTCGTTTGAATCTTTCGATAATTTTTTTGATTTTATAATTGATATAGAAGTGCATCCAATTACAGGAGAATTATTTGTAGGAACTGCAGGTAAAATATATAGACTAACAGTAAGTGGAGCTGTAGTTGAATTGGAAATGGAATCAAATAGAATAGGTTGGACTGATTTAGAAATTACAAGTACAGGAAGAGTTTTTGCTACTATAGATGGTAGTGCTGCGTTTGATAAAGGAGTGTGGACATCTATTTCAGGATCAGGATCTTGGGTTAAAATAAATCCGCCTTTATCTGATTGGGACCCTAGTAGTAGAATTACATTGGCTGTTGCACCTTCAAATGAAGATATTTTATATGTTCTTTATAATAATGGTGAAAGTAATAACAGTACTAACAGAGTGCCAGAAGCAGATTTATGGCAGTTAGATTTTTCTTCTAATACTTGGACAAATTACAGTAGTAAGTTACCAGATGAACCGGGTGCAGATAGTGATGGTAATGACCCATTCTCAATTCAAGGAGGTTATGATTTAGTAATATCTGTAAAACCAGATAATTCTAATTTTGTGGTAATAGGAGGTACAAATGTGTATAAGATTGCTGATATAACTCAAGATGCAATGTTTTCTAGAATTGGGGGGTATAGAGGTCCAGGAACGTATGCACTTTATAACGAAGGCGGTGTAAATCATCATCCAGACATTCACGGTTTAGAATGGGGTACTGTTGATATGAATGTTTTATATACAGGTACAGACGGTGGTGTGCACAAGACCAATGATATTAATTCTACTTTTACGATTTGGCAAAATTTAAACAATAATTATTTAACCTACCAATACTATCATGTAAATATGGTAAATGAAGCAGGTAATGATTTTATAATTGGAGGAGCCCAAGATAACGGAACGACCACAGGTGGTATTAATTCTGGAAACTTAAATAATTCTTCTATGAGTGATTATTTTGGCGGAGATGGTGCTGCTGTGGCTGTTGCTAAAATGATAGTAGGTTTTAGTCTTGATGGTTATGTGGTATATGCTTCTACTCAAAATGGTAGAATCTTAAGAGGAAATAAAGACCAATTAACAGCAGATATAAGACCCGTTGAAAGTTATGATGTAGCGGATAATCCAGAATATTATCCAAGTCAATTTGTTACCTATTTCCATATGGATCAAGATAACCCGTTAACCTTGTATTATGCAAGTAACCATCGAATTTTAAGAACAAATAATGGGGAAACAGTGGATAATGACTCATGGGAACTTGTTGGAGGATTACCATTTTCTGAAAGGGTTACTACCTTTGAAACATCTAGGGGAACCTATAATGCTTCTTCAAGTTATCTACTTATAGGAGGAAGAGGAGGAAATGTATATCGTTTAGATGATCCTCAAAATGTTACAGATTTAAGTTCAATCAAAAAAATAACTCCATCAGTTGTTCCTACAAGTACTGTGGATGCTAATGAAGGTCAATATACATCAGATATAGCGGTTCATCCAACAAACCCAGATATTGTTATGGTAACGTATGCGAGTTACGGAAGTGATATAAAAAATATTTTTATAACTAGTAATGCAACCTCAAACACTCCAACTTGGAAAGAAGTTGAACGTAACTTAAGTGCTCATTCAGTTAGGGCCGCTGCAATAACTGTTGTAAATAACAAAACTATATATTTTGTTGGTACTGCTAGAGGTTTGTATCAATCAGATGATCCAGTAACTAAAGATTGGTCTGTTGAAGGAGGAACTATTATGGGGATTCCTGTTATAAGCGGTTTGGTTTACAGGTCTTCTGATAATATACTTTTAGTGGGTACTCATGGTAATGGAATGTTTGAAACTAATTTAAATAGTTCTTTATCAATTGATGATAATAATATTAGCAGAATTAGTTTGGCCATGTATCCAAACCCTGTTCAACTTAAGCTTCGTTTTGCGACAAATGATTTTAAAATAAACGATACGACCAAATTTTCTGTTTATGATATTAAGGGAAAAGAGGTAATTAATGGGAAGTTAAAGAATAAATCAATAGATGTGTCTAGCTTAAGTAGAGGTGTTTATATTGTTAAATTGAATCATGAAAATATTTTTATTTCAAGAAAATTTGTTAAAAATTAG
- a CDS encoding T9SS type A sorting domain-containing protein, whose amino-acid sequence MKIEKKDKNIPHKKGIEHLADYQNEIRKAVDEEKPNYKEGYLIEEFNKAKKQILFRKKASAITPVFEERGPANVPGRSRGMAVDPTNPNRWYVGTVGGGVWLTQDAGTTWVNLTDLQIPNLATSTIVISPQDANTLYVGTGEPFRNLGAIGGSGVFKTTDGGTTWQHLTASQNFGDVGRIIINPNDKNNVLIATESGIYRTINGGGSWTVTYNSSGIVQDLDADPTDFNIQYGSVRNLGIVRSTDGGLTWSIVLDRASFNSNHSRFETSVSPADPNTVFVSVYSASGATVGVNTDFYVSRNKGASFTNLKTNGTADSANLLTGQGWYDNVIMAHPYDANVFYVGGVAVFKVTVSGSLFSSQPIASGYDNTQINRDVHVDQHGLFTVLGNNQEFRILLANDGGVFSTSFKEDPGVSQGDWSNSVLGKNSTQFYGAAKENGKDNYLAGAQDNGSWLSQGDDSSKSKSFLSVTGGDGFEAIWHYNNPGDIITTSQTNVIYRFINFSGAAANIPDSRDSGKSPFYTKVANADNNPDVVFTVSTSGVWRSTDFAANWTLVPITSNFTSSATSSLNIKVSPANPNIVWTGAVMEASGSYTMHVSQDNGQNFTKTNVFDDPRGAYFYNISGMSTSYIEKNRAYLAFSQEGAAKILKTEDLGNTWVDISGYSTRTNTGFPNVAVHSVLEMPFDKNIIWAGTDIGLFQTEDGGANWSLVSEFIPVAIYDMKIVNDQVVIATYGRGIWSATIAELNNYEPAAFLSLPDVTSKQKGFDSSQTLVSYNVTGDNVNRVKIFINDVEQPEVVQDFNKGVTYEYETANLSEGIHKFSIQLFDDRSGDSSSLKDYEFSVIDFENASQTMGIDQFAASDVYSPNGDFLINNMSGAVSELVMNNSDHPYQNNKTYTSILRRPLIITEANKNFTYEDMAITEPYSDDLNDLNSFYDFVIIEASSDLETWKTLDKYDSRRFTDWLDEYNKGTIASANDNLFKSQTIVLTDNGFSIGETIVFRFSLVADPFENSFGWAIKSIEGSVASIDKVINGMKLFSVYPTISKGNFTIFGKNTLGKSKIQIVDVNGKKVYQNTINFNKEEKQEISVNLNTGIYMVNLIDENNKKSSSKIIIE is encoded by the coding sequence GTGAAAATTGAAAAAAAAGATAAAAATATTCCTCATAAAAAAGGAATAGAACATCTTGCTGATTATCAAAATGAAATAAGAAAAGCTGTTGACGAAGAAAAACCGAACTATAAGGAAGGATATTTAATAGAAGAATTTAATAAAGCAAAAAAACAAATTTTGTTTAGAAAAAAAGCGAGTGCTATAACACCCGTTTTTGAAGAGAGAGGTCCAGCAAATGTTCCGGGTAGATCTAGAGGCATGGCTGTAGACCCTACCAACCCTAATAGATGGTATGTAGGGACAGTTGGTGGTGGTGTTTGGTTAACTCAAGACGCAGGCACAACATGGGTAAATTTAACAGACTTGCAAATTCCTAACCTTGCAACCTCTACGATAGTAATTAGCCCTCAAGATGCAAATACTTTATATGTTGGTACAGGTGAACCATTTAGAAACTTAGGAGCAATTGGTGGTTCTGGAGTTTTTAAAACTACAGATGGAGGTACAACTTGGCAACATTTAACAGCATCTCAAAATTTTGGAGATGTAGGTAGAATTATTATTAACCCTAATGATAAAAATAATGTTTTAATAGCTACAGAGTCTGGTATTTATAGAACGATTAATGGAGGAGGTAGTTGGACAGTAACATACAACTCTTCAGGAATAGTTCAAGATTTAGATGCAGATCCTACAGATTTTAATATTCAATATGGATCTGTAAGAAACTTAGGAATTGTAAGGTCTACAGATGGAGGTTTAACTTGGTCAATAGTTCTTGATAGGGCTTCATTTAATAGCAACCACAGTAGGTTTGAAACATCAGTATCGCCAGCAGACCCAAATACAGTTTTTGTAAGTGTATATAGCGCTTCTGGAGCAACAGTTGGGGTAAATACAGATTTTTATGTTTCTAGAAACAAAGGAGCTTCTTTTACGAACTTAAAAACTAACGGCACTGCTGATAGCGCAAATTTACTTACAGGTCAAGGATGGTATGACAATGTAATTATGGCGCATCCTTATGATGCTAATGTTTTTTATGTTGGTGGCGTAGCTGTTTTTAAAGTTACTGTTTCGGGTAGTCTTTTTAGTTCTCAACCTATAGCTTCTGGTTATGATAATACTCAAATTAATAGAGATGTTCACGTAGATCAACATGGTTTGTTTACAGTTTTAGGTAACAATCAGGAATTTAGAATACTTTTAGCCAACGATGGTGGTGTATTTAGTACATCATTTAAGGAAGACCCAGGGGTATCGCAAGGAGATTGGTCTAATTCAGTATTAGGAAAAAATAGTACACAGTTTTATGGTGCTGCTAAAGAAAATGGTAAAGATAATTATTTAGCAGGTGCTCAAGATAATGGTTCTTGGCTTTCTCAGGGAGATGACTCTTCGAAGTCTAAATCTTTTTTGAGTGTTACAGGAGGAGACGGTTTTGAAGCTATTTGGCATTATAATAATCCAGGAGATATTATTACTACAAGTCAGACGAATGTAATATACAGGTTCATTAATTTTTCTGGAGCGGCTGCAAATATACCAGATTCTAGAGATAGTGGTAAATCACCTTTTTACACAAAAGTTGCAAATGCAGATAATAATCCGGATGTTGTTTTTACGGTTTCAACAAGTGGTGTTTGGAGATCTACAGATTTTGCAGCCAATTGGACCTTAGTGCCAATTACCAGTAATTTTACGTCTAGTGCTACAAGTTCTTTAAATATAAAAGTATCTCCTGCAAACCCTAATATTGTATGGACAGGTGCGGTAATGGAAGCAAGCGGCAGTTACACAATGCATGTTTCTCAAGATAATGGTCAAAATTTTACCAAAACAAATGTTTTTGATGATCCTAGAGGGGCTTACTTTTATAATATTTCTGGTATGAGTACATCTTATATAGAAAAAAATAGAGCGTATCTTGCATTTAGTCAAGAAGGGGCAGCTAAAATTTTAAAAACTGAAGATTTAGGAAATACTTGGGTAGATATTTCTGGTTATTCTACTAGGACTAATACAGGTTTTCCTAATGTAGCAGTGCACAGTGTTTTAGAAATGCCTTTTGATAAAAATATCATTTGGGCTGGTACAGATATTGGTTTATTTCAAACAGAAGATGGTGGTGCTAATTGGAGTTTAGTTTCAGAATTTATACCAGTAGCCATTTATGATATGAAAATAGTAAACGATCAAGTAGTTATTGCTACTTATGGCAGAGGGATTTGGTCTGCTACTATAGCTGAATTAAATAATTATGAGCCAGCAGCTTTTTTATCTCTACCAGATGTTACATCTAAACAAAAAGGGTTTGATAGTTCACAAACTTTAGTGAGTTATAATGTAACAGGAGACAATGTAAATAGAGTTAAAATATTTATTAATGATGTAGAGCAACCAGAGGTAGTTCAAGATTTTAATAAAGGAGTAACTTATGAGTATGAAACTGCTAATCTTTCTGAAGGAATTCATAAATTTTCAATTCAATTATTTGATGATAGGTCTGGTGATAGTTCTTCCTTAAAAGATTATGAATTTAGTGTAATAGATTTTGAGAATGCATCACAAACTATGGGTATAGATCAGTTTGCAGCATCGGACGTATATTCACCGAATGGAGATTTTTTAATAAATAATATGAGTGGAGCTGTTTCTGAGTTAGTAATGAATAATTCGGATCACCCATACCAAAATAACAAGACTTATACCTCTATATTAAGAAGACCATTAATCATAACTGAAGCAAATAAAAACTTCACTTATGAAGATATGGCTATTACAGAGCCTTATTCCGATGATTTAAATGATTTAAATAGTTTTTATGATTTTGTTATTATTGAGGCTTCTTCAGATTTAGAAACATGGAAAACATTAGATAAATACGATTCAAGAAGATTTACAGATTGGTTAGACGAATATAATAAAGGAACCATTGCTTCAGCTAATGATAATTTATTTAAATCTCAAACAATTGTTTTAACAGACAATGGTTTCTCTATAGGTGAGACAATTGTTTTTAGATTTTCACTGGTAGCAGATCCTTTTGAAAATTCTTTTGGATGGGCTATAAAATCTATTGAAGGCTCTGTCGCTTCTATAGATAAAGTAATAAATGGTATGAAATTATTTTCAGTGTATCCTACAATTTCAAAAGGTAATTTTACTATTTTTGGAAAAAATACTTTAGGTAAATCTAAAATACAAATTGTAGATGTAAATGGTAAAAAGGTATATCAAAATACTATTAATTTTAACAAAGAGGAAAAACAAGAAATTTCTGTTAATTTAAATACAGGAATTTATATGGTTAATTTAATTGATGAGAACAATAAAAAATCTTCAAGTAAGATTATTATTGAATAG